One segment of Castanea sativa cultivar Marrone di Chiusa Pesio chromosome 3, ASM4071231v1 DNA contains the following:
- the LOC142629145 gene encoding putative serine/threonine-protein kinase PBL3, with product MTATRPGGGYAVAVKRLRMKGTQGDNEWLNELKFLARLNHPNVVKLIGYCSEREHRILVYEYMIGGSLEAHLLKDDDTEMNRGRRINIALGAAKGLNFLHTLGRPVIHRDVKACNVLLDGLLTVTRSSLCNINRLRVILQGFNPKLSDFGLAKYGPQGDQSHVSSRILGTKGYFAPDFGVVLLEIFSGNCAAKKYSNGLEGNLVRCAKPYLSNKLDIRGVIDKRIGENFPREGAQEFARIILQCLSTDPTGRPEMREVVANLERL from the exons ATGACTGCCACAAGACCAGGTGGTGGATATGCAGTTGCAGTCAAGAGGCTAAGAATGAAAGGAACACAAGGCGACAATGAATGGCTG aatgaattgaaatttttagcCAGATTAAATCATCCAAATGTAGTGAAGCTCATAGGTTACTGCTCAGAGCGTGAGCATAGAATATTAGTTTATGAGTACATGATTGGAGGAAGCTTGGAGGCCCATCTCTTGAAGG ATGATGATACAGAGATGAATAGGGGAAGAAGAATCAATATAGCACTTGGGGCAGCCAAAGGTTTAAATTTTCTTCACACGCTTGGGAGGCCAGTCATTCATCGTGATGTCAAGGCCTGCAATGTCCTACTAGATGGT CTCCTCACTGTGACAAGGAGTTCACTTTGCAACATTAACCGGTTAAGGGTAATATTGCAGGGCTTCAATCCAAAGCTTTCAGACTTTGGACTCGCCAAATATGGACCCCAAGGTGACCAGTCCCACGTCTCCTCAAGGATACTTGGCACCAAAGGCTACTTTGCTCCCGA CTTTGGAGTGGTACTCCTGGAGATCTTTTCAGGAAACTGTGCAgccaaaaaatattcaaatgggCTTGAGGGGAACCTTGTGCGGTGTGCTAAACCATATCTTAGCAACAAGCTTGACATCCGTGGTGTTATTGACAAGAGAATTGGAGAGAACTTCCCAAGGGAAGGAGCTCAAGAATTTGCTCGGATCATCCTCCAATGCCTAAGTACAGATCCTACGGGCCGACCAGAAATGAGAGAAGTTGTAGCTAATTTAGAGAGACTATAA
- the LOC142627690 gene encoding putative serine/threonine-protein kinase PBL3 — protein MGNCLDSSAKVNTAQSSHATSGSAVSKFSSKTSRSSAPSSLTIQTFSETSNASSLPTPRSEGEILSSPNLKPFTFNELKNATRNFRPDSLLGEGGFGYVFKGWIDENTFSAAKPGSGMVVAVKKLKSEGFQGHKEWLTEVNYLGQLHHPNLVKLIGYCLEGENRLLVYEFMPKGSLENHLFRRGPQPLSWAIRIKVATGAARGLCFLHEAKSQVIYRDFKASNILLDAEFNSKLSDFGLAKAGPTGDRTHVSTQVMGTHGYAAPEYVATGRLTAKSDVYSFGVVLLELLSGRRAVDKSKVGIEQNLVDWAKPYLGDKRKLFRIMDTKLEGQYPQKGAYTAATLALQCLSTEAKVRPKMAEVLATLEQLENPKNAGRTSQSEQHTGAPVRKSPMRPHNSPRNLTPGASPLPSYRQSPRVR, from the exons ATGGGAAATTGCTTAGATTCTTCAGCTAAAGTAAATACAGCTCAGAGCTCTCATGCCACTTCTG GGTCGGCAGTCTCAAAATTTTCCAGCAAAACCAGCCGTTCGTCAGCTCCTTCCAGCCTGACCATTCAAACTTTCAGTGAGACAAGCAATGCTTCAAGTCTTCCTACTCCAAGGTCTGAAGGTGAAATACTATCATCTCCAAATTTGAAACCCTTCACTTTCAATGAGCTAAAGAACGCCACCAGAAATTTCCGCCCGGACAGTCTTCTTGGTGAGGGAGGATTTGGTTATGTTTTCAAAGGATGGATTGATGAAAACACTTTTTCAGCTGCAAAGCCGGGATCAGGAATGGTTGTTGCTGTCAAAAAGCTTAAATCTGAGGGTTTCCAAGGTCACAAGGAGTGGTTG ACTGAAGTTAATTATCTTGGCCAACTTCATCATCCAAATCTGGTTAAGCTAATTGGGTACTGTCTGGAGGGCGAGAACCGGCTTTTGGTCTATGAGTTCATGCCTAAAGGGAGCTTAGAGAATCATCTATTTAGAA GAGGGCCACAACCACTTTCTTGGGCAATAAGGATCAAAGTTGCCACTGGCGCTGCTAGAGGGCTCTGTTTTCTTCATGAGGCAAAATCACAAGTCATATATCGTGACTTCAAGGCTTCTAATATTCTATTGGATGCG GAGTTCAATTCGAAACTTTCCGATTTTGGTTTGGCAAAGGCGGGTCCTACTGGTGATAGGACTCATGTATCTACTCAAGTCATGGGCACTCATGGCTATGCTGCACCTGAATATGTTGCTACAG GTCGGCTCACAGCAAAAAGTGATGTCTACAGCTTTGGAGTTGTGTTGCTAGAACTATTATCTGGACGACGTGCTGTTGATAAGTCAAAAGTTGGTATTGAGCAGAATCTGGTAGACTGGGCAAAACCCTATTTGGGTGACAAAAGGAAATTGTTCCGGATTATGGACACAAAGTTGGAGGGTCAGTACCCCCAGAAAGGAGCCTATACAGCTGCCACCCTTGCCTTACAGTGCCTAAGCACTGAAGCTAAAGTCAGACCTAAAATGGCAGAGGTATTAGCAACCCTCGAACAGCTTGAAAACCCCAAAAATGCAGGCAGAACCTCCCAATCAGAGCAGCATACAGGTGCACCTGTCAGAAAATCCCCTATGCGCCCACACAATTCTCCTCGAAATTTAACACCTGGTGCATCACCATTACCATCCTATCGTCAATCTCCTCGAGTACGTTGA